One part of the Rutidosis leptorrhynchoides isolate AG116_Rl617_1_P2 chromosome 1, CSIRO_AGI_Rlap_v1, whole genome shotgun sequence genome encodes these proteins:
- the LOC139839476 gene encoding uncharacterized protein: protein MVVRVIGREPGREIAKDSQGVVHDFEVFVKVAVEMGGKHVDGLGISFSNSFIRSIGDGKNTSFWDDIWVGNASFKDRFKRLHKLEIDKDINISSKIEEFKGDGLGNWAYPPMGRTNSELNELRDTVRNLQLNEGKKDCWSWNLNSKGIYTVKDCSVLVDKVILPRAVNSIESLRNGLVPKKSGGVYLAGEIRTYTVAKDIWAKVLKWWGYNSAIFGFEDIFNGTFGCVAQDHKKNQWQAVCWVVCYILWKNRNAKVFKNKLETVPSLFSEVQVLSYDWISRRCKGHIMDWLQ, encoded by the exons ATGGTGGTGAGGGTAATTGGTAGAGAACCAGGAAGGGAGATAGCTAAGGATAGTCAAGGCGTTGTTCATGATTTTGAGGTGTTTGTGAAGGTGGCGGTGGAAATGGGGG GAAAACATGTGGACGGGTTAGGGATTTCTTTCTCTAATTCTTTCATACGCTCAATCGGGGACGGGAAAAACACTTCTTTTTGGGATGACATTTGGGTGGGGAACGCAAGCTTTAAGGACAGATTCAAAAGACTACACAAGCTAGAGATTGACAAAGATATCAACATCAGTAGCAAAATCGAAGAATTTAAGGGAGATGGGCTCGGCAATTGGGCCTATCCACCGATGGGCCGAACGAATAGTGAACTAAATGAGTTGCGTGATACTGTTCGGAACTTGCAGCTGAACGAAGGTAAAAAAGACTGTTGGAGCTGGAATCTTAATTCGAAGGGCATTTATACTGTCAAGGACTGTTCGGTTCTTGTCGACAAAGTCATTCTACCACGTGCGGTTAATTCTATTGAGTCGTTGCGAAATGGTTTGGTTCCAAAAAAAAGTGGAGGTGTTTATTTGGCGGGCGAGATTAGGACGTATACCG TGGCAAAAGACATTTGGGCTAAAGTTCTTAAATGGTGGGGGTATAATTCGGCTATATTCGGGTTTGAGGATATTTTTAATGGTACTTTCGGTTGTGTAGCACAGGATCATAAAAAGAATCAATGGCAAGCGGTTTGTTGGGTGGTTTGTTACATTCTATGGAAGAATAGAAATGCAAAGGTGTTCAAGAATAAGCTCGAGACAGTCCCATCTTTATTTAGCGAGGTTCAAGTTCTTTCATATGATTGGATTTCACGACGTTGCAAGGGTCATATTATGGATTGGCTACAATGA